A region from the Rhinoderma darwinii isolate aRhiDar2 chromosome 2, aRhiDar2.hap1, whole genome shotgun sequence genome encodes:
- the PCDH20 gene encoding protocadherin-20, producing the protein MTAVSLGLNYQGNERITQHTGGLSWLLKPFNLDMGQQASPTSSSLSHVQHFLFLWLIVPLTGPTISSASYNTATELLYMLHEGLPKGILIGNIVRDLQLGLLTDPPLSFSLASKGLSGKYVTLDNSTGELYTSAEELDREVLCPQNSGVQDCVLLLDIIILPQEYFRLIKVKIAIVDVNDNAPVFPVAQIYISVPENSPVNTRLVIEHPAYDPDGGLNGVQTYRLVDYYGVFTLDVEENESGERTPYLIIMGTLDREVKSEYKTIIIAEDGGNPPLVGSATLSILISDVNDNCPQFSESTINVTIPGNSSIGTKVTSVQAVDVDLGNNAIITYVFSERVPQSSKELFYLDENTGVIKLFKKVDGNTVQQHKLTILANGPGCIPAVITVFVSIIKVALRLPEVVPRYIANEENGIVYLKELEPINSPIAFFTIKDPDGKYKVNCYLEGEGPFRLTAYKTYTNEYLLETINTLDYEVKRIYNISVVALSLDGSKVRKPIQVYVLDENDNAPVFTQPTIEVTIEENNQANAFLAKLHATDADSAERGQVSYFLGSDAPAYFSLDKQTGILTVTTRLDREEKEKYRFTVKARDSGRPPRESVATVHITVLDKNDNSPRFISKDFSFFVPENFPGFGEIGVISVTDADSGQNGWIALSIVNGSDLFVIDTGKGLLRAKVSLDREQQSSYTLWVEATDGGDPTLSSTAKITILLLDVNDNPPLVLFPQSNMSYLLVLPSTLPGSPVTEVYAVDKDTGMNAVIAYSIIGRRGPRPESFRINSKTGNITLEEVLMRDDYGLYRLLVKVTDHGYPEPLFSTVMVNLFVNDTVSNESYIESLLRKDSDINIEEKEPQIAIQPTHKKIEGDSCVPTLVTLSIFCLGSVIVVTLMAMYICLRKGKKDHRINESLEVQIPLNGKMDFHLLDKKPIEISNI; encoded by the exons ATGACTGCAGTTTCATTGGGATTAAACTACCAAGGGAATGAAAGGATCACACAGCACACAGGAGGACTGAGCTGGCTTCTAAAGCCTTTTAACCTGGATATGGGGCAACAAGCCAGCCCAACCAGCAGCAGTCTAAGCCATGTACAG CACTTTTTGTTCCTGTGGCTAATTGTTCCCTTGACTGGACCCACAATTAGTTCAGCGAGTTACAACACAGCTACTGAATTGCTATACATGCTGCACGAAGGATTACCCAAGGGGATTCTCATTGGAAACATTGTGCGTGATCTGCAGCTGGGTCTCCTTACTGACCCCCCTCTTTCATTCAGCCTGGCATCTAAAGGGCTAAGTGGGAAGTATGTGACACTTGATAACAGCACGGGGGAGCTGTACACATCAGCAGAGGAGTTGGACAGAGAAGTTCTTTGCCCACAGAACTCTGGTGTTCAGGACTGTGTCCTCCTTCTTGATATTATCATTTTGCCACAGGAATATTTCAGGCTCATCAAAGTAAAGATTGCCATCGTTGACGTAAATGATAATGCTCCTGTGTTTCCAGTGGCACAGATTTATATTTCTGTCCCAGAGAATTCTCCTGTTAACACCAGGCTGGTTATAGAGCATCCTGCTTATGACCCTGATGGAGGACTGAATGGGGTCCAGACCTACAGGTTAGTGGACTACTacggtgtttttactttagatgtGGAAGAGAATGAGAGCGGGGAAAGAACACCTTACCTTATAATAATGGGGACCCTGGACAGAGAGGTGAAATCTGAGTACAAAACTATAATTATTGCTGAAGATGGTGGCAACCCACCCCTGGTAGGATCTGCCACGCTTTCTATTCTCATTAGTGATGTCAATGATAATTGTCCACAGTTCAGTGAATCTACAATTAATGTGACTATTCCTGGAAACTCAAGTATTGGGACGAAGGTAACCTCAGTGCAAGCAGTGGATGTGGATCTAGGTAATAATGCAATAATTACGTATGTCTTCAGTGAACGTGTACCACAGTCCTCAAAAGAACTTTTCTACTTGGATGAAAATACTGGAGTAATAAAGCTTTTCAAAAAGGTTGACGGCAATACCGTTCAACAACATAAATTAACTATACTCGCCAATGGCCCGGGCTGCATCCCAGCTGTTATCACTGTGTTTGTTTCCATTATTAAAGTTGCACTCCGACTGCCTGAGGTTGTACCTCGCTATATTGCAAATGAAGAAAATGGTATTGTCTATCTGAAAGAATTAGAACCTATTAATTCTCCCATTGCATTTTTTACTATCAAAGATCCTGATGGCAAATATAAGGTGAATTGTTATTTAGAAGGAGAAGGACCGTTTCGACTGACTGCATACAAAACCTATACAAATGAATATTTGCTTGAAACTATAAATACTTTAGATTATGAAGTGAAGCGAATATATAATATTTCAGTGGTTGCACTAAGTTTGGATGGCTCTAAAGTAAGGAAACCGATACAAGTGTACGTTTTGGATGAGAATGACAATGCCCCTGTTTTCACACAACCTACCATAGAAGTTACAATTGAAGAAAACAACCAAGCTAATGCTTTTTTGGCTAAATTGCATGCTACTGATGCTGACAGTGCAGAAAGAGGTCAAGTTTCATACTTTTTGGGATCTGATGCACCtgcttatttttctcttgataagcaAACAGGAATTCTTACAGTAACAACTAGGCTAGATCGAGAGGAAAAAGAGAAATACAGGTTCACTGTTAAAGCAAGAGATTCTGGCCGACCTCCAAGAGAGTCAGTAGCCACTGTTCATATTACAGTTCTAGACAAAAACGACAACAGCCCTCGTTTCATCAGTaaagattttagtttttttgttccTGAGAACTTTCCAGGCTTCGGTGAAATTGGAGTAATTAGCGTCACAGATGCTGACTCTGGACAGAATGGCTGGATAGCCCTTTCTATAGTGAATGGAAGTGACCTTTTTGTCATTGACACTGGCAAAGGACTCCTAAGAGCAAAGGTATCACTGGATAGGGAACAACAGAGTTCTTATACTCTTTGGGTCGAAGCTACTGATGGTGGTGACCCTACCTTGTCTTCAACAGCTAAAATAACCATATTGCTTCTGGATGTTAATGACAACCCCCCACTGGTCTTATTCCCACAGTCCAATATGTCATATCTCCTTGTCCTTCCTTCAACTCTGCCTGGTTCTCCTGTTACTGAAGTGTATGCTGTTGATAAGGACACGGGGATGAACGCAGTCATAGCATACAGTATTATAGGAAGGAGGGGGCCTAGACCTGAATCTTTTAGGATAAATTCCAAAACAGGAAACATAACCTTAGAAGAAGTCCTAATGAGGGATGACTATGGTTTATATAGATTATTAGTGAAAGTAACGGACCATGGTTATCCCGAACCTCTTTTCTCCACAGTTATGGTCAATTTGTTTGTCAATGATACTGTAAGCAATGAGAGCTACATTGAGAGCTTGCTAAGGAAAGattctgatattaatatagaagAGAAGGAACCACAAATAGCAATTCAACCTACTCATAAAAAGATTGAAGGCGATTCTTGTGTCCCTACACTGGTCACTCTGTCAATATTCTGTTTGGGCTCTGTCATTGTGGTCACTCTAATGGCAATGTATATCTGCTTGAGAAAAGGGAAGAAAGATCACAGGATAAATGAGAGTCTAGAAGTTCAAATCCCACTAAATGGCAAAATGGACTTCCATTTACTTGATAAAAAGCCAATTGAGATTTCCaatatttaa